One window from the genome of Eucalyptus grandis isolate ANBG69807.140 chromosome 7, ASM1654582v1, whole genome shotgun sequence encodes:
- the LOC104452666 gene encoding allene oxide synthase 3, with product MSSPSSSNLPLKAIPGDYGLPFFGAIKDRLDYFYHEGTDEFFRTRMQKYQSTVFRSNMVPGPFMARNPKVVVLLDAISFPILFDTSKVEKKDVFVTTYMPSINFTGGYRVCAYLDPSEPKHAIFKGLFLSTLATRHNKFIPLYRSSLSQLFIELEDEFSSKGKVYFNDYCNKMSFSFLANLFCDRNPSSTILATDKVTKFFDSWLFFQLAPLMTLGLPKILNFLEDIVLHTFPLPSLLLKCDYKKFYEVFNEYAKSILDEAESLGIKREEACHNLVFLVCFNSYGGMKTTLPALIKWVGLAGEELQRRLTEEIRTVVRSEGRVTMAALEKMSLTKSVAWEALRIEPPVAFQCGHAKEDLVIHNHDAAFEIKKGEMIFGYQPFATKDPRIFERPEEFVGDRFVGEEGEKLLKYVYWSNGREIDDPTVGNKQCPAKNLVVLLCRVMLVEFFLRYDTFTIEAGTLPIGSTATFTSMLKATSS from the coding sequence ATGTCTTCGCCTTCTTCATCTAATCTTCCTCTGAAAGCAATCCCCGGAGATTATGGCTTGCCATTCTTCGGCGCGATAAAAGACCGGCTTGACTACTTCTACCATGAGGGTACAGACGAATTCTTCCGGACCCGGATGCAGAAGTACCAGTCGACGGTCTTCCGGTCCAACATGGTTCCCGGCCCTTTCATGGCCCGGAACCCTAAGGTCGTCGTGCTCCTCGATGCCATCAGCTTCCCGATCCTCTTTGACACGTCTAAGGTCGAAAAGAAGGATGTGTTTGTCACGACCTACATGCCTTCGATCAACTTCACGGGCGGATACCGTGTGTGCGCCTACCTTGACCCCTCTGAACCCAAACACGCCATCTTCAAAGGCTTATTCCTGTCGACCCTTGCGACCCGACACAATAAGTTCATTCCACTCTATAGGAGTTCCCTATCACAGCTCTTCATTGAACTAGAAGATGAGTTCTCTAGCAAAGGCAAAGTATACTTCAATGACTATTGCAACAAAATGTCCTTCAGCTTCTTGGCTAACCTATTTTGCGACCGCAACCCATCTAGCACAATCCTCGCGACCGACAAAGTGACCAAATTCTTCGACTCATGGTTGTTTTTCCAACTTGCACCGTTGATGACCCTAGGGTTACCAAAGATACTTAACTTTTTGGAAGACATAGTCCTACACACATTCCCATTGCCTTCACTGTTGCTCAAATGCGATTACAAGAAATTCTACGAGGTGTTCAATGAGTACGCAAAATCGATATTGGATGAAGCCGAGAGCTTGGGAATCAAAAGAGAGGAAGCATGCCACAACCTTGTTTTCCTCGTGTGCTTCAATTCCTATGGGGGCATGAAAACCACCTTGCCAGCTTTGATCAAGTGGGTTGGACTCGCTGGAGAAGAATTGCAACGAAGGCTCACGGAGGAAATCCGAACCGTTGTTAGATCGGAAGGCAGGGTCACAATGGCCGCATTGGAGAAGATGAGCTTGACCAAATCGGTTGCCTGGGAAGCACTGAGAATCGAGCCTCCGGTCGCGTTCCAGTGTGGCCACGCCAAGGAGGATTTGGTGATCCACAACCACGATGCGGCCTTCGAGATCAAGAAGGGCGAGATGATATTTGGATATCAGCCGTTTGCAACTAAGGATCCAAGGATATTCGAAAGGCCAGAGGAGTTCGTGGGCGACAGGTTCGTCGGGGAAGAAGGTGAGAAGCTGTTGAAGTACGTGTACTGGTCGAACGGGCGCGAGATCGATGATCCGACCGTGGGGAACAAGCAGTGCCCTGCAAAGAATCTGGTGGTGCTCTTGTGCAGGGTCATGCTCGTGGAGTTCTTCCTCCGCTACGACACATTCACAATCGAGGCTGGGACGTTGCCAATCGGGTCGACGGCGACGTTCACGTCAATGTTGAAGGCCACGAGTAGCTGA